From the Daucus carota subsp. sativus chromosome 8, DH1 v3.0, whole genome shotgun sequence genome, one window contains:
- the LOC108199712 gene encoding uncharacterized protein LOC108199712 — MIADENGSPNRFNSTFGYGVGSSGYDISSISRNTLGNGQGGGMASALSSGGSLNFDSADSSLELGPIGFARNTSSNIAPTSSMYASPKLDSFGLFNNQLNNVIFDVTPRDVVHYAQGYNVYNRSTKGICPFFLHSSFPFPCNFRNFNVQRSKGTCPFFLSIPSLF, encoded by the exons ATGATCGCGGATGAG AATGGAAGTCCAAACAGGTTTAATAGCACATTTGGGTATGGAGTAGGTAGCAGCGGATATGACATAAGTTCAATTAGCAGGAACACATTGGGGAACG GTCAAGGAGGAGGAATGGCTTCTGCTTTAAGCAGCGGAGGCAGTTTAAATTTTGATAGTGCTGACAGCAGTCTTGAGTTGGGTCCGATAGGTTTTGCCAGGAACACAAGCAGCAATATTGCTCCAACATCTTCTATGTATGCATCTCCAAAGCTTGATAGTTTTGGCCTGTTTAATAACCAACTCAACAATGTCATATTTGATGTTACCCCTAGAGATGTTGTGCATTATGCTCAAGGATATAATGTTTATAATAGATCAACAAAAGGTATTTGCCCTTTCTTTCTTCATTCTTCTTTTCCTTTCCCTTGCAATTTCAGAAATTTTAACGTACAAAGATCTAAAGGTACATGCCCTTTCTTTCTTTCTATCCCTTCCCTTTTTTAA
- the LOC108197487 gene encoding uncharacterized protein LOC108197487 gives MLQGEAKAKARAAFMEYARARIKEYWARKAAQEVADAAEPKAKKPKLSSEIKLGPEIVSVPADTNSSLPTSSYVKDTPSSEDQIKPQPEPPLPQTPSSDDQIKPQPEPPLPRTSILGVIREKDNWLYDINKRRCKTTGVPGYINKFCTMALEKYNNEKGTNYRYACLLLAHEGGQIRGSIYTLKFRASQSDSDFKFEAFTARVTSGYKFSKGEWGFVREVEQVSLVPGSLHFAW, from the exons ATGTTGCAAGGGGAGGCCAAGGCCAAGGCCAGAGCCGCGTTTATGGAATATGCTCGTGCCAGGATCAAGGAGTATTGGGCTCGCAAG GCTGCTCAGGAGGTTGCCGATGCTGCTGAGCCAAAAGCTAAAAAACCCAAACTCAGTTCTGAAATTAAACTCGGTCCTGAAATTGTGTCTGTGCCAGCTGATACTAATTCATCGTTGCCAACAAGTTCGTATGTCAAGGACACGCCCAGTAGTGAGGATCAAATCAAGCCCCAACCCGAACCCCCTCTTCCTCAGACGCCCAGTAGTGATGATCAAATTAAGCCCCAACCCGAACCCCCTCTTCCTCGGACCTCTATTCTTGGTGTTATCCGGGAAAAAGATAATTGGCTTTATGATATTAATAAGCGTAGATGCAAAACAACTGGAGTTCCTggctatataaataaattttgtactATGGCCCTTGAAAAATATAACAATGAAAAG GGTACCAACTATAGGTATGCGTGCCTTCTATTGGCTCATGAGGGAGGTCAAATTCGTGGTTCGATTTACACCCTTAAGTTCAGAGCATCTCAATCCGATTCTGATTTTAAATTCGAGGCTTTTACCGCAAGGGTCACCTCTGGCTATAAATTTTCTAAAGGTGAATGGGGGTTTGTCAGAGAGGTTGAGCAAGTTTCTCTGGTGCCTGGTTCCTTGCATTTTGCTTGGTGA